Part of the Propioniciclava sp. MC1595 genome is shown below.
GTGCTCCCCCGCCTGCTCGGCCAGCTCACGCTCGGCCCGCTCCCGCACGGACCCCTCGCGCTCGGCGCGCTCCCGCTCGACCCGCTGCCGGGCCTCGTGCGCGGCGCGCGCCTCCGCCTCGAGGAAGCGCCGCTCACGGGCGGAGGCGCCGGTGATGAGCCGGGCCAGGCCCACGGCGGTGGTGAAGCCGACGAGCGACAGGACGAGGATGACGATGAGGCCGACCGACGTCCCCGTGGCGATGGCGTGGGCGCCGATGCCGGCGATCATCACGGCCAGGACGACGTCGGAGGCGACGCCGCGGTCCAGGCCCGTCGGCCCGACGGCGAGCCGGTAAAGCGCGAGCATGGCGGCGACGACGAGGACGACCGAGGAGACCGCGACCAGGCCGAACGTGATCGTGTCCAGCATCACGTCACCTCCCGGAACTCGGGCTCGTCGTGGGGCACCTCGCGGTCGAGCGCCTCGAACTCCGCGCGGGAGCCGAGGGCCCGCACGACCCGCTTCTCGAGGGCGAGCGTGTCGGCCACCACCTCGTCGCGGGTCGTGTCGTTTGGCATGTCGAACACGTGCAGGTACAGGATGCGGCTGCGCTGGCGGGCGTCC
Proteins encoded:
- a CDS encoding monovalent cation/H+ antiporter complex subunit F → MLDTITFGLVAVSSVVLVVAAMLALYRLAVGPTGLDRGVASDVVLAVMIAGIGAHAIATGTSVGLIVILVLSLVGFTTAVGLARLITGASARERRFLEAEARAAHEARQRVERERAEREGSVRERAERELAEQAGEHPGGEGSA